A stretch of the Dioscorea cayenensis subsp. rotundata cultivar TDr96_F1 chromosome 4, TDr96_F1_v2_PseudoChromosome.rev07_lg8_w22 25.fasta, whole genome shotgun sequence genome encodes the following:
- the LOC120258338 gene encoding protein trichome birefringence-like 26, with product MADEAVAGDFEPLRANDRRSSIGLIFFKFFSVLFLAGALCYLFISNFNSSTPDAKKFSLSFEKQDALNIRPLIKESTVKEKQLKKEVCDLSVGEWIPNHAGPAYTNETCNQIPRYLNCLKNERPDTGYLHWRWKPSACDLPYIDPLKFLNAMRNKSIAFLGASICHNLVVSLTCLLSKVEKARDIFHDSTFSTRTWHYSSHNLTLYVIWAPFLIHYETIDNHGDKSQIDTHLHLDILDSKWTSEYNKFDYVVISGGPDFYRSSIIYENNQVIGCHYCPHLKLRNLATDKIYRRALQLSLKFIATSEHKPFVILRTWSPSHYEDGEFPNERVCSRTMPFREGEISGAPSDLKMRDVEVVEFEKAATIGARNGVRMELLDTYHLSLLRPDGHPGPYGTCHPFDSDKKKKLQNDCLHWCLPGPIDTWNELLLKMLISGDTGGSVSALL from the exons ATGGCAGATGAGGCTGTAGCAGGTGACTTTGAGCCACTGCGTGCAAATGATAGGAGGAGCAGCATAGGCTTGATATTCTTCAAGTTCTTTAGTGTTCTCTTCTTGGCAGGTGCCCTTTGCTACCTCTTCATCAGCAACTTTAATTCATCGACACCGGACGCCAAAAAAT TCTCATTGTCATTTGAGAAACAAGATGCATTGAATATAAGGCCACTGATAAAGGAATCAACCGTTAAAGAGAAGCAACTAAAGAAAG AAGTATGTGATCTTTCTGTTGGAGAATGGATACCAAACCATGCAGGACCAGCATACACAAATGAAACCTGCAATCAAATACCAAGATATCTAAACTGCCTGAAGAATGAGAGGCCTGATACTGGTTACCTTCACTGGAGATGGAAACCTAGTGCCTGTGACTTACCTTACATTGATCCACTGAAATTTCTGAATGCAATGCGCAATAAATCAATTGCATTCCTCGGCGCTTCAATTTGCCACAACCTTGTGGTCTCCTTGACCTGCCTATTATCTAAG GTAGAAAAGGCTCGTGATATCTTTCATGACTCAACATTCAGCACTAGGACATGGCACTATTCTTCTCATAACCTCACACTGTATGTCATCTGGGCTCCATTTCTGATTCATTACGAGACAATTGATAATCATGGAGATAAATCTCAGATCGACACACACCTTCATCTTGACATCCTGGATAGCAAGTGGACCAGTGAATACAACAAATTTGACTATGTGGTGATCTCTGGTGGTCCAGATTTCTACAGATCAAGCATCATATATGAGAACAACCAAGTAATTGGCTGCCATTACTGTCCTCACTTGAAACTAAGAAATTTAGCAACTGATAAGATTTACAGGAGGGCACTCCAGTTGAGTCTCAAGTTCATTGCCACATCTGAGCACAAGCCCTTCGTTATCCTCAGGACATGGTCACCAAGTCACTATGAGGATGGAGAGTTTCCTAATGAAAGAGTTTGCAGTAGAACTATGCCATTTAGAGAAGGGGAAATCAGTGGTGCTCCTTCAGACCTTAAAATGAGGGACGTTGAGGTTGTGGAGTTTGAGAAGGCTGCAACCATTGGAGCAAGGAATGGGGTGAGAATGGAGCTACTTGATACTTACCATCTTTCACTCTTGCGACCTGATGGGCATCCAGGTCCTTATGGTACTTGCCATCCATTTGATAGTGATAAGAAGAAAAAGCTTCAAAATGATTGCCTGCATTGGTGCTTGCCTGGTCCTATTGACACTTGGAATGAACTGCTACTAAAGATGCTAATCAGTGGAGATACTGGTGGCTCTGTATCTGCTTTGCTCTAG